The following coding sequences are from one Luteimonas sp. S4-F44 window:
- a CDS encoding tyrosine/phenylalanine carboxypeptidase domain-containing protein: MSAEVVARALPRARALPPVAAQIDQTLADMDAQLDWLIALSPLDGEALWRQFDASGRMVEPPLRYVDLETDLAAARRTLDALPIGEVAPPALQALLAEKQRELSRMIDLVQARDQPDFIAASIALFGDVEPDLLALARRILIDVPAGEPLVADAGIDEVRAAVEAEIDWYRAQAPDFHIEVVVDTDISSMLMVSHGTFYIDGNIRLPHARVDPLIQHEIGTHVVTRHNGQQQALRQLQVGLAQYDPTQEGLGVLAEYLAGYLPGERLRVLAARVVAAAMAANGEGLPAIFDRLHTHHALPTDDAFDVALRARRGGGLTKDAVYLRGVRDLLAYLAADGEFDALFLGKFALSQLDLLQTLIDDGWVVPPALLPHYAAADDFSTRLDACRRTPVECLHQTHRPPESTTP; this comes from the coding sequence ATGAGCGCCGAGGTCGTTGCGCGCGCCCTGCCACGGGCGCGCGCCCTGCCCCCGGTGGCCGCGCAGATCGATCAGACGCTCGCGGACATGGACGCGCAACTCGATTGGTTGATCGCGCTGTCGCCGCTCGACGGCGAGGCCTTGTGGCGCCAGTTCGATGCCAGCGGTCGGATGGTCGAACCCCCACTGCGCTATGTGGATCTGGAGACCGATCTGGCGGCGGCCCGCCGCACGCTCGATGCGCTGCCGATCGGCGAGGTCGCGCCGCCCGCACTGCAGGCGCTGCTGGCCGAGAAGCAACGCGAACTCAGCCGCATGATCGACCTGGTGCAGGCGCGCGACCAACCGGACTTCATCGCCGCCAGCATCGCCCTGTTCGGGGACGTCGAGCCCGACCTGCTGGCGCTGGCCCGACGCATCCTCATCGACGTGCCGGCGGGCGAGCCGCTGGTCGCCGATGCTGGCATCGACGAGGTCCGCGCCGCGGTCGAGGCGGAGATCGACTGGTATCGCGCGCAAGCGCCCGACTTCCATATTGAAGTCGTGGTCGATACCGACATCAGCTCGATGCTGATGGTGTCCCACGGCACGTTCTACATCGACGGCAACATCCGCCTGCCCCATGCGCGCGTCGATCCCTTGATCCAGCACGAGATCGGCACCCACGTGGTGACCCGTCACAACGGCCAGCAGCAGGCGCTGCGCCAGTTGCAGGTCGGCCTGGCGCAGTACGACCCGACCCAGGAAGGCCTGGGCGTGCTGGCCGAGTATCTCGCCGGCTACCTGCCCGGCGAACGCCTGCGCGTGCTCGCCGCGCGCGTCGTCGCCGCGGCGATGGCCGCCAACGGCGAAGGCCTGCCGGCAATCTTCGACCGGCTGCATACCCACCATGCGCTGCCGACCGACGATGCCTTCGATGTCGCGCTGCGTGCGCGTCGCGGTGGTGGCCTGACCAAGGATGCGGTCTATCTGCGCGGCGTGCGCGACCTGCTGGCCTACCTCGCCGCCGACGGTGAGTTCGATGCGCTGTTCCTGGGCAAGTTCGCCCTGTCGCAGCTGGACCTGCTCCAGACCCTGATCGACGACGGCTGGGTCGTGCCGCCCGCCCTGCTGCCCCACTACGCCGCCGCCGACGACTTTTCCACCCGCCTCGACGCGTGCCGCCGCACGCCGGTCGAATGCCTCCACCAGACCCACCGTCCCCCGGAATCCACCACACCATGA
- a CDS encoding glutathione synthetase, which yields MSASEHAPMRLGFVVNDVDTEQDHYTTIRLARQAVHRGHRVALIGLGDFTYDAGGTIRACARIPRLDRYEDDRVLLADLQGPERQTERISVQDLDVLMLRSDPAEELVERPWAPSSALLFAQLVALHDVLVVNDPTHLTDASNKTYFQHFPEDVRPVTCISRDAEEIKSFIAAHDGRGVIKPLQGSGGQGVFVVDGNGTGNLNQMIDAVTRDGYAIAQEYLPGAKNGDLRLLMLNGRPLEVDGTYACIHRYNDSGDARSNISAGGKYEMAVPDADALRLAELVAPKLIRDGMYFVGLDIVGDKLMEVNVDTPGGINMVEELTGLDFSGAILDDLERKLRLRRHYGRTLGNAELAML from the coding sequence ATGAGCGCCAGCGAGCACGCCCCGATGCGATTGGGCTTCGTCGTCAACGACGTCGACACCGAACAGGACCACTACACCACCATTCGGCTCGCCCGGCAGGCGGTCCATCGCGGCCACCGGGTCGCGCTGATCGGACTGGGTGACTTCACCTACGATGCCGGTGGCACCATCCGTGCCTGCGCGCGGATTCCGCGCCTGGACCGCTACGAAGACGACCGCGTCCTGCTCGCCGACCTCCAGGGCCCCGAGCGCCAGACCGAACGGATCTCGGTGCAGGATCTGGATGTGCTGATGCTGCGCAGCGATCCGGCCGAAGAGCTGGTCGAGCGCCCCTGGGCACCGAGTAGCGCGCTGCTGTTCGCCCAGTTGGTGGCGCTGCACGATGTGCTCGTCGTCAACGACCCCACGCATCTGACCGACGCGTCCAACAAGACCTATTTCCAGCATTTTCCCGAAGACGTGCGCCCGGTCACCTGCATCAGCCGCGATGCCGAGGAGATCAAGTCGTTCATCGCCGCCCATGACGGGCGCGGCGTGATCAAGCCGCTGCAGGGCTCGGGTGGCCAGGGCGTGTTCGTCGTCGATGGCAACGGCACCGGCAACCTCAACCAGATGATCGACGCGGTAACCCGCGACGGCTACGCGATCGCGCAGGAATATCTGCCCGGCGCCAAGAACGGCGACCTGCGGCTGCTGATGCTCAATGGCCGGCCGCTGGAGGTCGATGGCACTTACGCCTGCATCCACCGCTACAACGACAGCGGCGACGCACGCAGCAACATCAGCGCCGGCGGCAAGTACGAGATGGCCGTGCCCGATGCCGATGCGCTGCGCCTAGCCGAACTGGTGGCGCCGAAGCTGATCCGCGACGGCATGTATTTCGTCGGTCTGGACATCGTCGGCGACAAGTTGATGGAAGTGAACGTCGACACTCCCGGTGGCATCAACATGGTCGAAGAACTGACTGGCCTGGACTTCAGCGGCGCGATCCTCGACGACCTGGAGCGCAAGCTGCGCCTGCGTCGCCATTACGGTCGGACGCTCGGCAACGCCGAACTGGCGATGCTTTAA
- a CDS encoding FdhF/YdeP family oxidoreductase, protein MAQIRIGRYEGPAGGWGSVQSLARYGLGPDAPSIEGARQLARQNKVDGFACVSCSWAKPAEAHAFEFCENGAKATMWELDEARADAAFFEAHPVSELRQWADYDLEAQGRLVEPMRYDVQRDRYVPIAWDEAFALIGRELRALERERVVFYASGRASLETSYMYGLLARVYGNNNLPDSSNMCHESTSVGLPRSIGVPVGTVLLDDFEHCDCILSFGQNVGVNSPRMLHPLQDASRRGAEIITFNPLYERGWERFTNPQEPLAMATGQSTRISNAYFQVRAGSDLSVLQGIAKAVLALDDAAVAAGEPRVLDVDFIAEHTHGFEAFAASLRASDWADLERESGLSRADMEAAAGVYARAKATILIYGMGLTQHRHGVDNVRMLCNLALMRGNVGRPGAGICPVRGHSNVQGQRTVGISEKPELVPLDRLEAQYGFQAPRKKGRDTVSTVEGILDGSVHAFIGLGGNFARAAPETGPLEARWGDMALTVQVATKLNRSHLLCGRTALLLPCLGRIEEDVQATGPQRVTVEDSTTCIHASFGTSRPASAQLRSEPAIVAGIALATVADASQVPWQAWVDDYAKVRDAIEATYPEQFPDFNARLHVPGGFPRPVAARERRWQTESGKAEFHVPEVLSATGFEDRPGRYRLLTVRSNDQFNTTVYGYRDRFRGIEGTRRVVLMNAEDIRALGIQEGEEIALATDVDDGVRREVGGLRVVPYLIPAGCIAAYYPECNPLIPVAHHAIDSHVPAAKSVPVRIVRGHSDAPVPAGPAPG, encoded by the coding sequence ATGGCACAGATCCGGATCGGCCGCTATGAAGGCCCCGCAGGTGGTTGGGGCTCGGTCCAGTCGCTGGCGCGGTACGGCCTGGGGCCCGACGCCCCCAGCATCGAAGGCGCGCGGCAGCTGGCGCGACAGAACAAGGTCGACGGCTTCGCCTGCGTGAGCTGCTCGTGGGCCAAGCCGGCCGAGGCCCACGCGTTCGAGTTCTGCGAGAACGGCGCCAAGGCGACGATGTGGGAACTCGACGAAGCGCGCGCCGACGCTGCGTTCTTCGAGGCCCACCCGGTGTCCGAACTGCGGCAATGGGCCGACTACGATCTCGAAGCGCAAGGCCGGCTGGTCGAGCCGATGCGCTACGACGTGCAGCGCGATCGCTACGTCCCGATCGCCTGGGACGAGGCCTTCGCGCTGATCGGCCGTGAGCTGCGTGCGCTCGAGCGTGAGCGCGTGGTGTTCTACGCGTCCGGCCGCGCCTCGCTGGAGACCTCGTACATGTACGGACTGCTGGCGCGGGTGTACGGCAACAACAATCTGCCCGACAGCTCCAACATGTGTCACGAGAGCACGTCGGTGGGGCTGCCCCGGAGCATCGGCGTGCCGGTGGGCACGGTGCTGCTGGACGACTTCGAGCACTGCGACTGCATTCTGTCGTTTGGCCAGAACGTCGGCGTCAACAGCCCGCGCATGCTGCACCCGCTGCAGGACGCCAGCCGGCGCGGCGCGGAAATCATCACCTTCAACCCGCTGTACGAACGCGGCTGGGAGCGGTTCACCAATCCGCAGGAGCCGTTGGCGATGGCGACCGGCCAGTCGACGCGCATCAGTAATGCCTACTTCCAGGTGCGCGCCGGCAGCGACCTGTCGGTGCTGCAGGGCATCGCCAAGGCCGTATTGGCGCTCGACGATGCCGCCGTGGCCGCCGGCGAGCCGCGGGTGCTCGACGTGGACTTCATCGCCGAGCACACCCACGGCTTCGAGGCGTTCGCCGCGTCGCTGCGCGCCAGCGACTGGGCGGACCTGGAGCGCGAATCGGGCCTGTCGCGCGCCGATATGGAAGCCGCCGCCGGCGTCTACGCCCGGGCCAAGGCGACCATCCTGATCTACGGCATGGGGCTGACCCAGCATCGCCACGGCGTCGACAACGTCCGCATGCTGTGCAACCTGGCGCTGATGCGCGGCAACGTCGGCCGGCCGGGCGCCGGCATTTGCCCGGTGCGCGGGCATTCCAACGTCCAGGGCCAGCGCACCGTCGGCATCTCCGAAAAGCCCGAGCTGGTGCCGCTCGACCGCCTCGAGGCGCAGTATGGGTTCCAGGCGCCGCGCAAGAAGGGCCGCGATACGGTCTCGACCGTCGAGGGCATTCTCGACGGCTCGGTCCATGCGTTCATCGGGCTGGGCGGCAACTTCGCACGCGCCGCGCCCGAGACCGGGCCGCTGGAGGCGCGCTGGGGCGACATGGCACTGACGGTGCAGGTGGCCACCAAGCTCAACCGCAGCCATCTGCTGTGCGGTCGCACCGCGCTGCTACTGCCGTGCCTGGGCCGGATCGAGGAGGATGTGCAGGCGACTGGCCCGCAGCGCGTCACCGTCGAGGACAGCACCACCTGCATCCATGCCTCGTTCGGCACGAGTCGCCCGGCCAGTGCGCAGCTGCGCTCGGAGCCGGCGATCGTCGCCGGCATCGCGCTGGCGACGGTCGCGGACGCATCGCAGGTGCCTTGGCAGGCCTGGGTGGACGACTACGCCAAGGTCCGCGACGCGATCGAGGCGACGTATCCCGAGCAGTTCCCGGATTTCAACGCGCGGCTGCACGTGCCCGGCGGTTTCCCGCGCCCGGTCGCGGCGCGCGAGCGGCGCTGGCAGACCGAAAGCGGCAAGGCCGAATTCCACGTGCCGGAGGTGCTGTCGGCGACTGGATTTGAGGATCGTCCGGGGCGCTACCGGCTGCTGACGGTGCGCAGCAACGACCAGTTCAACACCACAGTCTACGGCTATCGCGACCGGTTCCGCGGGATCGAAGGGACGCGTCGCGTCGTGCTGATGAACGCCGAGGACATCCGTGCGCTCGGCATCCAGGAGGGCGAGGAGATCGCGCTGGCCACCGATGTCGACGATGGTGTCCGCCGCGAGGTCGGTGGGCTGCGCGTGGTGCCGTATCTGATTCCGGCCGGGTGCATCGCCGCCTATTACCCCGAATGCAATCCGCTGATCCCGGTCGCCCACCACGCGATCGACAGCCACGTGCCGGCCGCGAAATCGGTGCCGGTCCGGATCGTGCGGGGACACAGCGACGCGCCGGTGCCCGCAGGCCCGGCGCCGGGGTGA
- a CDS encoding Crp/Fnr family transcriptional regulator, which produces MGKDLQLVELPVGKVLHEAGANRSTLYFPREGIVSILYALENGDTSEVAMIGNEGVVGAGLLAGSRSVPLRAVVQVGGEALALRAELAQREFQLGGAFQAIVLRYMQALLTQTAMTGVCNRHHTVDRQLSRWLLLVNDRIGTTEIKMTQEQIAHLLGVRREGVTEAARRLQEEGCIRYSRGLIQVLEPASLLDRACECYEVIRSEYDRLLREPLESER; this is translated from the coding sequence ATGGGCAAGGATTTGCAGTTGGTCGAACTGCCGGTGGGCAAGGTCCTGCATGAGGCCGGGGCGAACCGCTCCACGCTGTATTTCCCGCGCGAGGGCATCGTCTCGATCCTGTATGCACTGGAGAACGGCGACACCAGCGAAGTGGCGATGATCGGCAACGAGGGCGTCGTCGGTGCCGGCTTGCTGGCCGGCTCGCGCAGCGTGCCGCTGCGCGCTGTGGTCCAGGTCGGTGGCGAGGCACTCGCGCTTCGCGCCGAGCTCGCGCAACGCGAGTTCCAGCTCGGCGGCGCGTTCCAGGCCATCGTGCTGCGCTACATGCAGGCGCTGCTGACGCAGACGGCGATGACCGGGGTCTGCAATCGCCACCACACGGTGGACCGGCAGCTGTCTCGCTGGCTGTTGCTGGTCAACGACCGTATCGGCACGACCGAGATCAAGATGACGCAGGAGCAGATTGCACACCTGCTGGGCGTGCGCCGCGAGGGCGTGACCGAGGCCGCGCGCCGGCTGCAGGAGGAAGGGTGCATCCGCTATAGCCGCGGGCTGATCCAGGTCCTCGAACCGGCCTCGCTGCTCGACCGCGCCTGCGAGTGTTACGAGGTCATCCGTAGCGAGTACGACCGCCTGTTGCGCGAACCGCTGGAGTCCGAACGTTGA
- a CDS encoding DUF3247 family protein — translation MSQTPPRIHVARTEIEALERNIGLLNDEAIVQVILTDGTQVEGVVSARPTLETFRTAAGDEGHNARLRLDDLEDPAVPHYVWVGDIVAIEQIGSA, via the coding sequence ATGAGCCAGACGCCGCCGCGCATCCACGTCGCGCGCACCGAGATCGAGGCGCTCGAACGCAACATCGGCCTGCTCAATGACGAGGCCATCGTTCAGGTCATCCTCACCGACGGCACGCAGGTCGAAGGCGTGGTGTCGGCGCGCCCGACCTTGGAAACGTTCCGCACCGCCGCCGGCGACGAAGGCCACAACGCGCGGTTGCGGCTCGACGACCTGGAAGACCCGGCGGTGCCGCACTACGTCTGGGTCGGCGACATCGTCGCGATCGAACAGATCGGCAGCGCCTGA
- a CDS encoding MliC family protein, protein MRHAALPAALIGLALAACSNERETSAPPASPPPAPATMEAPPPTGSLAAREAESAPPSTVRYRCGDHTYTVAYEDDGDTALMQVDGRTLSLRTTPAASGARYADDAGNVLWTKGSDEADITVDGAPAQACRTSVEDAG, encoded by the coding sequence ATGCGCCATGCCGCCCTGCCCGCCGCCTTGATCGGATTGGCGCTTGCCGCCTGTTCCAACGAGCGCGAGACATCCGCCCCGCCCGCATCGCCGCCCCCCGCCCCTGCGACGATGGAGGCACCGCCGCCCACCGGCTCGCTCGCCGCCCGCGAAGCGGAGAGTGCGCCACCATCGACGGTTCGCTATCGCTGCGGCGACCACACCTACACCGTCGCCTACGAGGATGACGGCGACACCGCGCTGATGCAGGTGGACGGCCGCACTCTGAGCTTGCGTACGACGCCGGCCGCGAGTGGTGCCCGCTACGCAGACGACGCGGGCAATGTGCTGTGGACCAAGGGGTCGGACGAGGCCGACATCACCGTCGACGGTGCACCGGCGCAGGCGTGCAGGACATCGGTGGAGGACGCTGGCTGA
- a CDS encoding MliC family protein, giving the protein MTPPAPETPSTDAAPIARVVHYDCEGTPVDATFDGRGQASMAIDGGHVVLRTASDPAMQGARYADDQGTVLWTRGAHDAILLRNGQPDRVCTGTPGAS; this is encoded by the coding sequence ATGACGCCGCCCGCCCCCGAAACCCCGTCCACTGACGCTGCACCCATCGCGCGCGTGGTGCATTACGACTGCGAAGGCACGCCGGTCGATGCGACCTTCGATGGTCGCGGTCAGGCCAGCATGGCCATCGACGGCGGCCATGTGGTGCTGCGTACCGCGAGCGACCCGGCAATGCAAGGCGCCCGTTACGCGGACGACCAGGGCACTGTGCTGTGGACCCGGGGCGCACACGACGCCATCCTGCTGCGCAACGGCCAGCCGGATCGCGTGTGCACCGGGACACCCGGCGCGTCCTGA
- a CDS encoding amidohydrolase family protein, producing MSRRGRRLPTLLLATAFAACAAQAVESTPIAARTVAFVGVDVLPMDRDRRLEDHTVVVRDGQIVEVAPSAQVHVPADAERIDGTGRVLMPGLAEMHGHVPGADRPQAVEDTLLLYLANGVTLVRNMSGDPSHPALRTRIEAGEVPGPTLVVASPWLRGEDIAAVEAEVRAHHAAGAQLIKLGSIPADAYPAMARTSDALGLPFAGHIPSGVGLVAALEAGQASIDHLDRYVEFLVPSAPIADAQAGWFGSAWIDRVDPARIDEAVRRTVAAGTWNVPTLSLVEHMASTEAPERMIAWPEMRYMPATERARWLRAKREYAQRPDFQPEAAARLVALRRQLLKALHDGGAPIALGSDAPQFFNVPGFSLHREMTMMQATGLTPYEVLVTGTRNPARALGTPEAFGTIAVGRRADLLLLDGDPREDLAHARDPVGVMARGQWWPRAQLQAALDAIAARNAERD from the coding sequence ATGAGCCGGCGCGGCCGGAGGTTGCCGACGCTGTTGTTGGCGACCGCGTTCGCTGCGTGCGCCGCGCAGGCCGTCGAGTCCACCCCCATCGCGGCGCGCACGGTCGCCTTCGTCGGCGTGGATGTGCTGCCGATGGATCGCGATCGCCGGCTCGAGGACCACACGGTCGTCGTGCGCGACGGCCAGATCGTCGAGGTTGCGCCGTCGGCGCAGGTGCACGTGCCGGCCGATGCCGAGCGCATCGACGGTACCGGCCGGGTGCTGATGCCGGGCCTGGCAGAGATGCATGGCCATGTGCCCGGCGCGGATCGGCCGCAAGCGGTCGAGGACACGTTGCTGCTGTATCTGGCCAATGGCGTGACCCTGGTGCGCAACATGTCCGGGGATCCGTCGCATCCGGCGTTGCGCACGCGGATCGAAGCGGGCGAGGTGCCCGGACCGACGCTCGTGGTTGCCAGCCCCTGGCTACGCGGTGAGGACATCGCCGCGGTCGAGGCCGAGGTGCGTGCTCACCACGCTGCGGGCGCGCAACTGATCAAGCTCGGCAGCATTCCCGCCGACGCCTATCCGGCGATGGCGCGTACGTCCGATGCGCTCGGCCTGCCGTTCGCCGGGCATATCCCATCCGGGGTCGGCCTGGTGGCCGCACTCGAGGCCGGCCAGGCGTCGATCGATCACCTCGACCGCTACGTCGAGTTCCTGGTGCCCAGCGCGCCGATCGCCGATGCGCAGGCCGGCTGGTTCGGCAGCGCCTGGATCGACCGCGTGGATCCGGCGCGCATCGACGAGGCGGTCCGCCGCACGGTTGCGGCCGGCACCTGGAATGTGCCGACGCTGAGCCTGGTTGAGCACATGGCCTCGACCGAGGCGCCCGAGCGCATGATCGCGTGGCCGGAGATGCGCTACATGCCTGCCACCGAACGCGCGCGCTGGCTGCGCGCCAAGCGCGAGTACGCCCAGCGCCCCGACTTCCAACCAGAGGCGGCCGCGCGACTGGTGGCTTTGCGTCGGCAACTGCTCAAGGCGCTGCACGACGGTGGGGCGCCGATCGCGCTGGGCTCGGATGCGCCGCAATTCTTCAACGTGCCGGGCTTTTCGCTCCATCGCGAGATGACCATGATGCAGGCCACGGGCCTGACGCCCTACGAGGTCCTGGTCACCGGCACCCGCAATCCGGCGCGCGCGCTCGGCACACCAGAGGCCTTCGGCACCATCGCGGTGGGGCGACGTGCCGATCTGCTGCTGCTAGACGGCGATCCGCGCGAAGACCTGGCGCACGCGCGTGATCCGGTCGGGGTGATGGCGCGCGGTCAGTGGTGGCCGCGCGCGCAGCTGCAGGCCGCGCTGGACGCGATCGCCGCACGCAACGCCGAGCGAGATTGA
- a CDS encoding DUF2789 domain-containing protein, with translation MDPTVHPFSELFAQLGLPDDEASIRAFIARHAPLPDAVRLEEAPFWTPAQAQLLREERLEDADWIIVIDQLNVAMHATPDP, from the coding sequence GTGGACCCGACCGTGCACCCGTTCTCCGAACTCTTCGCCCAGCTCGGGCTGCCTGATGACGAAGCGTCGATCCGCGCCTTCATTGCCCGCCATGCCCCGTTGCCCGACGCCGTGCGACTGGAGGAGGCGCCGTTCTGGACGCCCGCCCAGGCGCAGTTGCTGCGTGAGGAGCGGCTCGAGGATGCGGACTGGATCATCGTCATCGACCAACTCAATGTCGCGATGCATGCGACGCCGGACCCATGA
- a CDS encoding DUF1328 domain-containing protein — translation MIKWAIIFAVIGLIAGALGFSGVAGASMGIAKFLFWAAIIIAIVLFVLGLTVAKKVTS, via the coding sequence ATGATCAAGTGGGCCATTATTTTCGCCGTCATCGGCCTAATCGCCGGTGCCCTCGGGTTCAGCGGTGTCGCCGGTGCCTCGATGGGCATTGCCAAGTTCCTGTTCTGGGCAGCGATCATCATCGCCATCGTGCTGTTCGTGCTCGGCCTGACGGTCGCCAAGAAAGTGACGAGTTGA
- a CDS encoding DUF998 domain-containing protein codes for MSQPAAVIDTPIDQRRARTCARVALVSLATFGASASALHGLRPDLDPVHSQLSLYLIGDWGPLLQAAYVALAIGMAALGWGLWQASSEGARSTAPLLLFALGGLSLATTAYAWMDLPGIDSTLEGLIHGVSAQGAFLFATAGMVLQAFRLRGDAAWRATARWALPWALLCFASIWVLALWRDAPRGLAQKTVVVSILGWLTAVSMALWRRTARP; via the coding sequence ATGTCCCAGCCCGCTGCCGTCATAGACACGCCCATCGACCAGCGCCGTGCCCGGACCTGCGCGCGGGTGGCGTTGGTGAGCCTGGCGACGTTCGGCGCGAGCGCCAGCGCGCTGCATGGCCTGCGCCCCGACCTCGATCCGGTGCACAGCCAGCTGAGCCTGTATCTGATCGGCGACTGGGGGCCGTTGCTGCAGGCGGCGTATGTCGCGCTCGCGATCGGGATGGCCGCATTGGGCTGGGGGCTGTGGCAGGCGAGCAGCGAGGGCGCGCGCAGTACGGCGCCGCTGCTGCTGTTCGCGCTCGGTGGACTGTCGTTGGCGACGACCGCCTACGCCTGGATGGACCTACCCGGCATCGACAGCACGCTCGAAGGCCTGATCCATGGCGTTTCGGCGCAGGGCGCGTTCCTGTTCGCGACCGCCGGCATGGTGCTGCAGGCCTTCCGCCTGCGCGGCGACGCCGCCTGGCGTGCGACCGCGCGCTGGGCGCTGCCGTGGGCATTATTGTGCTTCGCATCGATCTGGGTGCTGGCGCTCTGGCGCGACGCACCGCGCGGGTTGGCGCAGAAGACCGTGGTGGTGTCGATCCTGGGCTGGCTGACCGCGGTCTCGATGGCCTTGTGGCGCCGGACGGCGCGACCGTAG
- a CDS encoding YkgJ family cysteine cluster protein: MTAPDIDCARCDAVCCRLTVVLQSDDDVPARFVDVTEAGLQVMARDEEGWCVAIDPARMCCSIYDTRPQICRRFEMAGPYCRSVRDDYEDRGRRGIPLAMY, from the coding sequence ATGACCGCGCCTGATATCGACTGCGCGCGCTGCGACGCGGTCTGCTGCCGGTTGACGGTGGTGCTGCAGAGCGACGACGACGTACCCGCCCGGTTCGTCGACGTCACCGAGGCCGGCCTGCAGGTCATGGCCCGCGACGAGGAAGGCTGGTGCGTGGCGATCGATCCTGCGCGGATGTGCTGTTCGATCTACGACACCCGGCCCCAGATCTGCCGACGCTTCGAGATGGCCGGCCCCTACTGCCGCTCGGTCCGCGACGACTACGAAGATCGCGGACGACGCGGCATCCCCCTGGCGATGTACTGA